The nucleotide sequence TGACGGGCGAGCAGGTGGCCCCCGAGCATTTCGGCCACGGTTTTTCCGCCGCCTTGGCTGAGCTCATGGATTTTATAGAGGCTACCGAGTCCGATGAGGACGGTGACAGAAACGCTGGTCATCAGGAAAAGGCTGGGATTCCACAGGGCAATTTGCGCGGAGGGCGCGGGCTCTCCGGGGGGATGTTGGCTACTGGCTGCGTAGGAGAGGGCAAAAACCGCCAGAAAATAGATGATGATATTGATCAGGAGTACGGCGAAGACAAAAAGGGCGAGGTATTGCCCCGTTTTTTTGCGTGCCCGCTCTTGGTGTTCGAAAAAATCCATGCTGTCTCAAAAGAAAAGGCCCGTACGAATACGGGCCCGATCAAAACCTTGTTTAGAATGAAACTTTGGGAGCTTCTTTTTCGGCGGCATTCGTGACTTCGAAAAGCTGAGCCGCAGAAAAATTAAACATTCCGGCAAAAATATTATTTGGGAAGATTTCGCGCTGGGTATTATAACCCATCACCGAGTCGTTATAGGCTTGGCGGGCAAAGGAGACTTTATTTTCCGTGGAGGTGAGCTCCTCGGTGAGCTGCATCATGTTTTGATTTGCCTTTAAGTCGGGATAAGCTTCCGCGACAGCAAACAAACGGCCCATGACGCCGCCGAGCCCGGCTTCAGCATTCATGAGGTTTTGGATGGCCCCTGGATCAGTGGGGTCTGCGGCGGCTTTTTCACGTGCCCCTGAGGCGATATTACGGGCTTGGACGACGGCTTCGAGGGTGCCGCTCTCGTGTTTCATATAGGCCCGGGCTGTTTCGACCAGATTCGGGATCAGATCATAACGGCGCTTGAGCTGGACGTCGATTTGCGAGAAAGCATTTTTATAGCGGTTCCGCAAAGTAACGAGGTTATTATAAATGGAAACGACCCAGAGCGCGATAATGATAAGGATAAATATCAATACACCCACGATGGCGAGCAAAATAATCCCAATAGTCATAAACGCTACATTAAGTTTAGTTTACGATTAATCAAGCGGATAAAGATTGAATTAACCCGGAACGATTTTTCTCTTCTCCTGGGCGGACCCGGATGGTTTTTTTCGCCCGAGGTTATCCTTCGAGGGCTTCCAGGTCCGATTTAACCATGAGCTCAGCGAGGGCTTTCATGCGGGTCTGGGGTTCCCAACCGAGCTTGGCTTTAGCTTTGGAATAATCACCGACAAGCAGGTCAACCTCGGAGGGGCGTTCGAAACGGGGATCGAAATCCACGTGATCGTGCCAGTCGAGGCCGACGGCTCCGAAAGAAGCGTCGAGGAATTCCTCAATGGTATGGGTTTCGCCGGTGGCCAGGACATAATCATCGGGTTCATCCTGCTGGAGCATGCGCCACATGCCCTCGACATATTCCTTTGCATAACCCCAATCGCGTTTTGATTTGAGGTTACCGAGGGAAATTTTTTTCTGGAGGCCTTTTTTAATGCGGGCGGCGGCGATGGTAATTTTGCGTGTGACGAAATTCTCACCGCGGCGGGGGGATTCATGATTAAAGAGGATGCCGCTACAGGCATGGATACCGTAGGCCTCACGGTAATTAACGGTGAGCCAGTGGCCCATGACTTTCGCACAGGCGTAGGGGGAACGCGGCCATAGCGGAGTGGTTTCTTTTTGAGGAACCTCCTGGACTTTGCCAAACATTTCCGAGGAGGATGCTTGGTAGAACTTGGTTTTTTTGGCGATGCCGGCTTCTTTAATGGCCTCAAGGATACGCCCGACCCCGACCCCAGTGACATCGAGGGTGTATTCAGGAATGTCGAAGCTCACGCGGACGTGGCTCTGGGCGGCGAGGTTATAAATCTCGTCAGGGGTGAGATCGTAGAGGAGCTTGACCAGCGCGACACTGTCGGAGAGGTCGCCGTAATGGAGGAAAAGTCTTTTGTCCGAACCGTGCTCATAATGCATCAGGTGGTCGATACGGGTGCGTTGCACGGAGCTGCTACGGCGGACGATGCCATGGACTTCGTATCCTTTATCGAGGAGGAGCTCAGCTAGATAGGAACCGTCTTGGCCGGTGATCCCGGTGATGAGTGCTTTTTTCATAAGATTAAGGGTCTTTCTAGAGGGGGGGTGTTGGTTACTTGAAATTTTAGGGTTTAACGGAATCCACCATTGCGCCGATAATCTGGCGGAGATCCTTACTGCATTCCCAGCCGAGGATGTGTTTGGCCTTGTCGGCATGCCCACAGGAGGCGACAGGCTCGACAGAGGTCACGAGGGCTTGGTCAAATTTGACGAATTCCCGCCAGTCCAGCCCGACGTGCTCGAAAGCAAATTGCACCAGTTCCTCGACAGAATGGAGTCTACCGGTGGCGAGGATAAAATCATCGACTCGGGGCTGCTGGAGCATCATCCACATGCCGAGGACGTAATCCGGGGCCCAGCCCCAATCGCGTTTTCCGGTGAGGCTACCGAGGACGAGTTCCTTTTGTTTGCCGGCTTTGATCATGGCCGCTGCATGCGCGACTTTCATCGTGACAAAACTCGTACTACGACGCGGGGACTCATGGTTATACAGGATCGCCGAGCAGGTGGGCATCCCGTATGCCTGACGGTAAATGCGGGCCATGTGGTGCCCCATGGATTTGGCGGCGCCGTAAGGTGTCGTCGGATTAACGGGGGTGGACTCGTCCTGGGGTGAATGGGGCGGGTCACCAAAAATCTCGCTACTGGCGGCAAAAAGGAATTTCGGTGGCTCGGAAAGGTCACGCAGGATTTCGAGAATCCGGAGGGTACCCATGCCGATACCTTCCACAGTGGTTTCCGGAATCTCCAGGCTCAGGCGCGGGCTGGATTGCCCGGCGAGATGGTAAAACTCCCGGGGCTGTACCTTAAAAATAATCCGGCGCAGGTGTGTGGCATCCTGGTAGGAACCATTATGCAGGAAAAGTTTTTGATTCAAGACACCCGGATCATTGACCAAGTGCCGGATATTGCTCGATCGCAGGCTGTCGGCGCGGTGGATCAGGCCGTGGACCTCATAACCCTTTTCGAGAAGGAGCTCAGTCAGATAGGAACCGTCTTGGCCGGTAATACCGGTAATAAAAGCACGTTGAGACACGGCTTCCTTTCTAGCAGTTTTTGAGCCGGTGGCAAATCCTCTTTATGACACAACTTCCTCTTTGCAATTTACGCGGGTGTGTGTTAGGTTATTCAAAGCATCAGGAGAGGTTCGGAGGAATAGGACGAACCCGGCAACCGAGGCAGGAGAAACGCACGGTGCCATGAGTGGTTAGCGAAAGCTTTTCACTCGATGTGCGATGGGGGAACCCATCGAAACACAAAATTCTCCACGGATAGACGACATACAACCGCCCGATGCTAAAGGTCATCGCAGGCGGTTTTTTAGTCTCTCCGAGAAAAAAGAAATCCTGCTGCGTCAAAAACGAAACCAAAAATCGAAAGGGACGCACCATGAGTAACACGACAAAAAAGAATACCACGACCAAAATCATTCCAACTACCACGCCGGAACCGGCCACACAAACCGGTTCAGCCGGGGGGCAGGCCTCTCGTCAAGAGACGGGAACGCTGTCGCTGCGGGTAAATGACACGAATGTGAACCATCATTTGTGGAATAACAACGGGACCTGGTGGCTCCACTACACGCTGCACCTGCCGGACTTCACCAAAAAACGGGTACGCAAATCGCTCCACACATCTTCACTGGAGCGGGCGCGCAAATTGCGTGATTGCCTACTGGAGAAAGACGGGACCGTGTCGGTATCGAATTGCGAACAGGTCGTCCCCCCGGACGGCTTGTCTGCATGAGCGGCTCGACGGCCCCCGACGATCTTTCATGCCCTTGTTTTGAAAATCGAAGGTTTTTGATGAGGGCTCACTTATCTCCTCACAGTTTTTGTGACTCGCCACTGCCCCTATCCCAACGGGATAAAATCATATAGCCCATGGTGGTGATGCACTTGCGTCATTACCATGGGTTCACTTTCAAATCCACCATCAACCCTGAAAGGGGTTGAATCTTGGCCGTGTGTGATGAAAATAGTCCTTGGCAGATACAACCCCTTTCAGGGTAAATCCTTGCATCCGGTTTCCCTCGGGGTAGATCGCGAGGAATACTTCCCAACCCCGGGCTATAAGATCGGAATCTTTTCAGGATACAGGAAATGACTCCTTATCCCCGTTATTCATGGTGAAAACTACCCGCCACGTCCGGCAAAAACGGCGCGAGGGAGAGTGTGCGCCCCCCCCAGCTGAAAAATCAGAGCTATACTGTGTTCATCCGAGGATAAAATATCCCCCCCTCGATCACCTTGGTGTCTTGGCGGTTCAAATTGATGGCGAGCAAATTGCGCGGACAAACTGACTTTTCTTTTTTTCCCCTAGCCATGTGCCCATTGTACCCGTGTGGCATGCGAGACACGTCTCGGAGACTTGACAGCACAGTCTTGCGCCTGCGTACTCCGAAGCCCGGCTCAGCGGTGAGTTCAGGAATGTTTTGCATACCGATACGCCATGGGCAACTTTACAATTTGCCAGAGTGTGATTATTTTACCAGCCTATGTTCTCAATCTCCCGTCAAATTGCCCAATCAAAACTATTCCAAAGATACATCCTCACGGTCATTGTCCTTGCCGGAATACTCATCGGCCTTGAAACCTCTCCTACTATAATGGCCAAGGCGGGGACATTCATTCATTTTCTCGATAAAGTCATCATCGGTATTTTTGTCTTAGAAATCACGATTAAAGTGATGGCAGCTTGCCCGCGGCCTCAGGATTATTTCAAAGATGGCTGGAATATTTTCGACTTTGCCATAGTCGCGGTATGCCTGCTGCCTGTCCCTACGCAATTTGTCGCGGTTTTCCGATTACTGCGTGTGCTGCGGGTACTCCGTCTCATCACCCATTTACCCCGTCTCCAAATGTTAATCGGGGCGATCTTTAAAAGTATCCCCTCCATGGGGTATGTGACCATGCTCACTGCCTTACTTTTTTATCTTTATGCTGTCACGGGGGTATTTCTTTTCCGGGAGAATGACCCTCTGCATTTCGGTTCTCTCTGGCAAGCTTTCCTGACTCTATTCGGCGTAGTGACTTTAGAGGGGTGGATCGATGTGATGAATATCCAGATCAGTGGGAGTGCTGCATTTCCGGAAATATTTGCCGGGACAGCCGTTCATTCGACTCCCCACCCTATTTTTGCTCCTTTCTATTTTATCTCATTTATTATTTTTGGAACCATGATCGTTTTGAATCTTTTTATCGGGGTCATCGTTAATAGTATGGAAGAAATGCACGAGGAAATCCTCTCACAGGAGGCTAAGATGAATAAACAAAATCTCTCTTCTACCGAAGGGCAAATTGAACGTGTCCTTGTACAACTCACCGAGATCCAGACATTCCTCCAGGAATTAAAAAACCAGCCGGCACAAGTAGAAGAAAAAAATAAGGTTTGAGCTTTTTTATGGCGGGCAAATTGCGTACGGGTCACCCCCCCCGGACGGCTTGTCTGCCTAATGGCCGCTTATTTTCTAAGCATAAAACAACCGAGACCCGCCTATCCCGGCGCAAATGAAGGGCCCCGCCCAAAAGATCATTTTCCGAATACGGAGCGACTCTTTATCCTCATCACTCACGATCCTCGGATCGTCATGATCAGGATAAATCCTTTGGTCGAGATAAAGCAAAATTCTTTTCCATAAAAATAGAGGATATGGTGCGACCGATGCCGTATGAGCTACAGGAATTTTCACCTTTGATAAATGAAATCCGGTGTAGGTAGGTAGCTCTACCTGAGGGATTAATGTTTCTTTGAGGAAGAACTACTGCCGGTGAAAAAGGACTCCATGTCGTCACCTGTTTTATTCATCGTTTTACCGACTTTTTCGGTGAATGTGGCGTCTTTTTTACCTTGGTACTTGAGTTTTTTCGTACGGAGCACATTACCGGTGTAGGCGGAGATCGTTAACTCGCCGAGGTGGTGGTTCTGCGCATCATAAACATTTAGAATCCAGATGGGATTGGACTCGGGATTTTCAGGTTTGATTTTGGTCAGGACATAATCCGCACGGTAAATGAGGAGGTTATTTTCTTTTTCAGCGATTTCTTTGGCCATTTTAAATGCCCCATCGGAATTCATCTTCAGTTTATTGAGGTCGATGGCGTATTTTTCACCGGCACCGCCGAAAAACTGCAAAGGACGCGATGTTTTTTTCGGGGTTGCCCCATCCATTTCAAGGATGAGTTTATGGTCTTTTTCCAGGGGATCGTAGAAAGTGACTTCCCAAATGACGGGATTTGGAGTGCCTTTTCCACCCTTGATCCCGAGGATGATTTCTTTGGCCTGAGGATTCACGTACCCTTGGGCGGCACGCATGGCCTCATAAGCAGACACCCGCGGAGTGACCTGCGCGGGTGCATACAATGAGAATGATATAACACCAAGAAAAATAAGGAATGCGGTTTTCATGCATCCAATATAAGCATTAGTTGAGCAAATCGGCAACCAAGGAACGCTCTTCTTTTAGTTCATTGATGGTCGTATCGATTTTGGACTGGCTGTATTCATCAATGGACAGGTCTTGGACAATCGAGAGTTTTTTCCCGTCACTGACGACTGGGAATGAGGTAATCAGGCCTTTATCGATGCCATAACTGCCGTCGGAGGCCAAACATACACTGTGGAATTCACCGGATTCAGTCGGGAAATGGATGGAACGAACGCTGTCAATGATGGCATTAGCGGCACTCGCGGCGGAACTAGCCCCGCGGGCTTTAATGATCGCTGCCCCCCGTTGTTGGACCGTGGAGATGAATTCCCCTTTGAGCCATGCGTGGTCTGTAATGACTTCCGTAACGGGTTTGTCGCCGATGGTGGCGTTCGTGAAATCAGGGTATTGGGTGGAGGAGTGGTTACCCCAGACACCGAGTTTTTTGACTTCGGTAATGTCCACACCGGCTTTTTTCGCCAATTGGGACTTGGCCCGGTTCTCGTCCAGGCGGGTCATGGCAAAAAAGCGGTCGCTCGGGATGTCCTTTGCATTATTCATGGCAATCAAGGCGTTTGTATTACAAGGATTTCCGACGACATGGATACGAATGTCACTGGCGGCATTTTTCTGGATGGCTTGGCCTTGGCCGATAAAGATTTTACCATTGATCGCGAGAAGGTCCCCGCGTTCCATTCCTTGTTTACGGGGGACACTGCCGACGAGCAGGGCCCAGTTCACGTCTTTAAAGCCTTCATTGAGGTCGGCGGTAGGAACGATTCCTTTAAGCAGCGGGAAAGCACAATCATCGAGCTCCATACAGACCCCTTGCAACGCGGGTAAGGCGGGTTCGATCTCGATCAAATGCAGGCAGACAGGCTGGTCAGGGCCGAAAAGGGCTCCGGAAGCGATGCGGAAAACGAGGGAATAACCGATTTGCCCTGCGGCACCGGTGATAGCGACATGAATAGGTGTTTTGCTCATAATAATTTCTTTTGAGTTCAGGTTTTTGACTTTGTTGAATTTTCACCCCAGCATAATAAAAACCATCGCCGACGCAAGACTTCCGCGATAAATAGCAATCCATAATCAGGACCGAACCACTCGTGAAAGGTATTTCACCACGAAGGAAAGGAGGATGTGCTCAGTGCAAAGTGCCCGGTGCTCAGTTGGCAGCGCGCTAGAGCGAGCGGGCCCCCACTTACCACGGGCCAGAGTTTCTCTGGTTACATCCGACATTCGGCAACCGGGCCGGTCGCCCTACACAAAAAGGGTTTGACCCCCAGCACTGCTTCCCCCCTTCGTGGTACTTGGCGGACTTCGCGAGAAACTTTTTTTCCTGAGTGATTTTTATGGTGAAATTTTCCCGTCCGTGTCCCGGGGCAGGACGACATCTCTGGCGCGGGACTCAGGGGTGACTTTTACCGAGAGCAATTTTCCTGACTGATAGGTGGCTTCCACGATTGTTTGATCTGGGGCGTGTAGTTTAAATTCCACATCCCATTCTATCGGCCATGCGGGGAGGAGATGGATCTTCTCGGCGTCGCACTGCATGAGCATGCGCTGGATGGCGATCATCGCCACACCACCCTGGTCCTGGGTCGGGCATCCAGTCGAAACCACGTCCTTCACGGTCCCAGATGGCCGGGAAACGGCTTTTAGGATGATATTGGGAGAAATTTTTCACCACGTCGTGTTTGGCCTCATCCGCGAGGCCAACCATCGCCGCCTGAACAAGTGTGCATGAAACGCTGGAGCTCATACCCCCGGGTGACAATGTCCGCCTCGGGAGTCCCCTGGATCCGCACGTGGCTGCGGCTCCAGATCTGCGCCCACCATTGCTCGTGTGCGGCCCGTGCATTTGCGGAGTCTATCTGCGTCATTTGCGCATCGGGCTTTTCAATCGCCGCGACCCATTCGTCTGCCGATTTCATCTGCGCGGTGAGAACGGTGCACTCCAGGCAAAAAGATTCCACCGCTCTCAGAGTCTCTAGGCAAGAGATGGATTTTTCACCAGATTTTGCCCGCGCAATTTGCATCCGGAGGTCAGGCCGATCAAGGGATCAGTCACCTCACCCGCGAGATGGCCCATGTCCTGCCGCTTGAAGGTTTCGGCCACGACCGAGGATTCATTCCGGTGATACCAAAGCAGGGACTGGTCTGGCGTACTGGTGATGCTGTCGGGATATTCAAATATTTTCTCGAACTCGAGATTCTGCCCCATGTAGGAGTGTGCCTCCGCAGGTTTTGTCACCTCGCGGATCCCCGTGCGCCAGAGCTCTAGATGGATCGTGGCCTCGACAGGGATATCCGATTGAGCTTCCAGCCGGTTCCCCGGCCTCGATCGTGATGGTCCCCTTTTGTATATCGAGGATCTGGCGAAAGGGGGTGCCTGCCTTAAAAGGATGATGAGCAAAGCGCACACGCACACGCCCGAGCTTGAGGAGTTGCTGGTATTCACTATAGGAGTCCGTCTTCGAAATGTAAAATTGCAGGTCTCCATTTTCCTCGACCCAGAGATTGATACCGATATCTCTATTACCTAGTGGCATGGAGCCAGAGGGGTTCACACTCGGCCGTTTCCATGTGAGTGCGGGAAAACGGTATTCATCATATTAACTCCCTGAAACAAACGATTTCACGGGGCTCATTGATGCTCTCCCGGCCCGGAGACACACACACGATGGAAAAAACCGGGACGACGCCCCTGTACATGTGGAATATGGTGATCGCACCCCGGCTCTGGAAACAATTAATCCCGCAGATCCTGACACCCGAGGAGTCACATCTTTTAACCCGTCACAAGGCCTCCCCATTAGCCCGACTCCCCGAGGAGAAACTCGTCGCTATCGAGCAAACCGTGATCCGACTGAAAAATCTCAAAGGTAAACGCCTGCTTTTCACCCATCTTTTGACGGATTTACTCATGCACCTGCTCGATCGGGGTTTACCTCCCCAGCCATCAAGATTACCCGCCGCTTTAAAAAACGCCCTCGCTAGCCTGGACTCGCCCGACTCCCTCCGTGAAGGACTCTCCGCTATGACGCGTGCTGCAAATTATTCCAGGGAACACCCCTCACGTGCGCTCAAACGCCTGAGCGGAAAATCGCCCACGGACTGGATCCTCGAAAAACGCTTAGCGCGGGCGTGTGAACTGCTCATGAGCAGCGATGAGAAAATCATCGATGTCGCCTACGATACCGGCTTTAACCATCTCGGTTATTTTACCCGTACCTTTACCCGGTTCAAGGGACTCCCCCCGCGCAAATGGCGTGAACAAAAACGCCAGGAGTCCATGGTGACGCAAGATTATATCCCCCGTAAATGAGGCTACCGAGTAATAGAATGATGACCAAGGCCGTGCCTTTCTCCTCCTCCATACTCCAGATGAGATCAAGCAGTCGCGGAAGCGAGGATATCCTCGGACATATCGAAATTTGCGTAAACATTTTGCACGTCTTCATGGTCTTCGAGGGCTTCAACAAGGATGAGCACCTGCCGTGCAATTTGCGCGTCAGTCACCGGAGTGACATTTTCGGGGATGAACTCCAGTTTGCCGGAGTCAGGAACGATTTTTGCGGTGGTCAAAGCAGTTTTCACCGAGTCGAAAGACTCCAGGGGGGCGATCACCTCGAAAAAGTCACCCACCGGTCTGATATCCTCGGCTCCGGCATCAAGGGCACATTCCATGAGTTTTTCTTCTGTCACTTTGACGGCGGAGATCACGAACCGGCCTTTTTTATGGAACATCCACGCGACACTACCGCTCCCGCCGAGGTTACCATGATACTTGGTAAAAAGCATCCGGACATCCGCTGCCGTACGGTTCTTATTGTCGCTCATACATTCCACGACAAAAGCGACTCCCCCGGCCCCGTAACCTTCATAGACGAATTCCTCCATCTGGTTACCCCCGAGTTCACCCGCCCCTTTTTTTACGGCGCGTTCGATATTATCATTGGGCATGCTCTGGCTACGGGCGGCGTCGATAGCTGTACGCAGGCGGGGGTTAAATTCCGGAGTGCCCCCACCCAAACGTGCCGCCATTTGGACTTCCTTAGAGAGTTTACTGAAAAGTTTGCCGCGTTTTGAATCCGCCGCATTTTTTGTCCTTTGTATATTTGCCCAGTGACTATGACCTGCCATGCCGATGAGATTGCAGAAAATCATCTGCCGATGACAACCAAAAAAACTTTCTTTCATTTCCGTAGATGCCTAGATTCCCCAGATGGGGCAAGAGCTCGATCACGATACACAACTCATGGTACAGGTAAGCAAAGGGGACCTTCGTGCCTTTGAAGAGCTCGTGGAGAAACATAAAGCCTCGGTCATTAATGCCGTTTATAAGATGATTAATGACCTCATTGAGGCCGAGGACATCGCGCAAAATGTCTTTATCCAGATATACAAGGCCGCACCGCGTTACCAGCCCAGCGCGAAATTCACCACTTGGATGTTCACCATCGTGCGCAATCTCTCTCTGAATGAAATCCGCCGCCGGAGCATCCATAAACTCGATTCCCTCGAGGGCTCCCAGCTCCCCGACGATAGCGAACGCGCCGAGCCGCAATTTGCCGATCCAAAAACAAAAAACTCGATCCAGGTCGCCGAACAAAACGAGCTGGAACGGGCCATCGACGAGGCTATGGCTTCCCTGCCCGAGAATCAAAGGACAGCCCTGGTCTTACGCCGATACGAGGACATGCCCTATGAAGAGATCGCCAAAATCATCAATTGCTCGGTGCCCGCGACGAAATCCATCATCTTCCGCGCACGCGAGACCATGAAAGAAAAACTCCGCGGTTTTCTGGAGCCCTAAAGGAACAAGCTGAAAACATGCAGGATAATGGCCAACCCCGGAAAATCGATATCGCTCTCAAGATCCTCTCCTATGTGTTAGGCCTGCCTTTATTAGCCGGATTTGTCTGGATCTCGGGCAAATTCACCGGTCTGCTATTATTCGCCGTGATCACTGGCGTCTGCCTGATTCTGGCCATCTTTGTCGAGCTTTACAGTGTTTTTATCGCAAAACGGAATCATCTTCCCCTTTTTATGGCTGGATTATGGGCGATGGCAGGGATTTGGACGGCTTGGTTCGCCACGGAGAATATGCGGATGATCCTGTACATGCTTCTCGCGGTGATCCTGTACTTTGTGATTATGTGGGTGATTAATGACGGTCACGGGATCAAAGGCCTATTTATGATCCACCGCTCCCAGGTTTATGCCGGCCTCGCTATGTGGTTCGCCGCCTTCGCCCGGTTCCCGAACCAACCGGATATCGCCATCATCTTGATTATTGCGATTCCTTTTTATCTCTGGATCGGACTCGCATTCCACCTCCAAGAAAGCATTCATAAGGTCGATGATGCGAATAAATCGTATTATGAGACCGACCATGATAACGGGGTGAGTACCGGCGCCCTGTGGTTCTACCGGATTTTTACGGTTCTGGGGATTGTTTGCGCTCTCGTCGTCATCATATTTTTCAAGTACTGCCGCGACCACCGTCTGCTTGAGGCCAGACAAGGCCAGCCCGCACCCACTTTCCTAGGCCTAATCGGTGAAGTCATCGACACCTACCAAAAGGGTACTCCCCCGCCACCGGATGATGAACCCCTCCCCCGATAACCAATAGTATTTCTTTGAAAACCGCCAATATCTGGGCGGGATACACCTTGATTTTCCCGATTCAAGATAAAAGCAAGACCCCGATTTAAACTTATTTCTTTTTGCCGTATTTCTTTTCGATAGCTTGGAGGATGATCTTCAGGGTTTTGACGCGGGAATGCCATTTGAATTCGCCCTCGATCAAGTGCCAGGGGGCGGATTTGGTATGGGTTTGTTTAAACATATCATCGGCAGCCTCGATATATTGTTCCCACTTGCGGCGATTACGCCAATCTTCCTCATTGATTTTCCAGTGTTTATAAGGATCTTCCGCACGGGATTTGAACCGGCGGAGCTGTTCCTTTTTCGATACATGGATATAAAATTTCAGGATCAGACTGCCCGCATCTGAGAGCGTTTTTTCGAAATGGTTGATTTCTTCATAAGCCCGTTTCCATTCAGGCTCCGAGCAAAAGCCCTCGATCCTTTCGACAAGCACACGGCCATACCAGGAACGGTCAAAGATCGCAATTTGCCCGAATGTCGGGACTTTCGTCCAGAAACGCCAGAGGTAATGATGGTTGTATTCCTCTTCGGTCGGTTTGATCACGGACCACACCCGGATGAGGCGCGGGTCCATCCTCTCGGCGAAACGTTTGATCACCCCGCCTTTGCCCGCTGCATCAGGGCCCTCGAAAATCAAAATGATATTACTTTTGGTTTCGAGGATCGGGCGCTGCCAGCTCAGCAGGCCCAGCTGCAATTCCTTGAGTTTTTGCTTATAATCTTCTTTTGTCGCCATTTGCTTCGACAAATCCAGATCTTCGATTTTTAAAGACATATAAAATAATGGGGGGGGGTCAGTTGCGAGTGTGGCCCCTGTCTTAACCCAAGCGTAAGAACTTGGCGAGGGCAATTTGCACTTCTTCCGTAACAATTTGCGTGAGGCTCTGGCCCTTGCGGATCACGCAGGCCCCCGGCGGGGCCCAA is from Verrucomicrobiota bacterium and encodes:
- a CDS encoding DUF5703 domain-containing protein, whose amino-acid sequence is MNTSNSSSSGVCVCALLIILLRQAPPFARSSIYKRGPSRSRPGNRLEAQSDIPVEATIHLELWRTGIREVTKPAEAHSYMGQNLEFEKIFEYPDSITSTPDQSLLWYHRNESSVVAETFKRQDMGHLAGEVTDPLIGLTSGCKLRGQNLVKNPSLA
- the gmd gene encoding GDP-mannose 4,6-dehydratase, with protein sequence MKKALITGITGQDGSYLAELLLDKGYEVHGIVRRSSSVQRTRIDHLMHYEHGSDKRLFLHYGDLSDSVALVKLLYDLTPDEIYNLAAQSHVRVSFDIPEYTLDVTGVGVGRILEAIKEAGIAKKTKFYQASSSEMFGKVQEVPQKETTPLWPRSPYACAKVMGHWLTVNYREAYGIHACSGILFNHESPRRGENFVTRKITIAAARIKKGLQKKISLGNLKSKRDWGYAKEYVEGMWRMLQQDEPDDYVLATGETHTIEEFLDASFGAVGLDWHDHVDFDPRFERPSEVDLLVGDYSKAKAKLGWEPQTRMKALAELMVKSDLEALEG
- a CDS encoding helix-turn-helix transcriptional regulator, whose amino-acid sequence is MEKTGTTPLYMWNMVIAPRLWKQLIPQILTPEESHLLTRHKASPLARLPEEKLVAIEQTVIRLKNLKGKRLLFTHLLTDLLMHLLDRGLPPQPSRLPAALKNALASLDSPDSLREGLSAMTRAANYSREHPSRALKRLSGKSPTDWILEKRLARACELLMSSDEKIIDVAYDTGFNHLGYFTRTFTRFKGLPPRKWREQKRQESMVTQDYIPRK
- a CDS encoding ion transporter; amino-acid sequence: MFSISRQIAQSKLFQRYILTVIVLAGILIGLETSPTIMAKAGTFIHFLDKVIIGIFVLEITIKVMAACPRPQDYFKDGWNIFDFAIVAVCLLPVPTQFVAVFRLLRVLRVLRLITHLPRLQMLIGAIFKSIPSMGYVTMLTALLFYLYAVTGVFLFRENDPLHFGSLWQAFLTLFGVVTLEGWIDVMNIQISGSAAFPEIFAGTAVHSTPHPIFAPFYFISFIIFGTMIVLNLFIGVIVNSMEEMHEEILSQEAKMNKQNLSSTEGQIERVLVQLTEIQTFLQELKNQPAQVEEKNKV
- a CDS encoding YebC/PmpR family DNA-binding transcriptional regulator translates to MKESFFGCHRQMIFCNLIGMAGHSHWANIQRTKNAADSKRGKLFSKLSKEVQMAARLGGGTPEFNPRLRTAIDAARSQSMPNDNIERAVKKGAGELGGNQMEEFVYEGYGAGGVAFVVECMSDNKNRTAADVRMLFTKYHGNLGGSGSVAWMFHKKGRFVISAVKVTEEKLMECALDAGAEDIRPVGDFFEVIAPLESFDSVKTALTTAKIVPDSGKLEFIPENVTPVTDAQIARQVLILVEALEDHEDVQNVYANFDMSEDILASATA
- a CDS encoding LemA family protein; amino-acid sequence: MTIGIILLAIVGVLIFILIIIALWVVSIYNNLVTLRNRYKNAFSQIDVQLKRRYDLIPNLVETARAYMKHESGTLEAVVQARNIASGAREKAAADPTDPGAIQNLMNAEAGLGGVMGRLFAVAEAYPDLKANQNMMQLTEELTSTENKVSFARQAYNDSVMGYNTQREIFPNNIFAGMFNFSAAQLFEVTNAAEKEAPKVSF
- a CDS encoding sigma-70 family RNA polymerase sigma factor, which translates into the protein MGQELDHDTQLMVQVSKGDLRAFEELVEKHKASVINAVYKMINDLIEAEDIAQNVFIQIYKAAPRYQPSAKFTTWMFTIVRNLSLNEIRRRSIHKLDSLEGSQLPDDSERAEPQFADPKTKNSIQVAEQNELERAIDEAMASLPENQRTALVLRRYEDMPYEEIAKIINCSVPATKSIIFRARETMKEKLRGFLEP
- a CDS encoding GDP-mannose 4,6-dehydratase, with the protein product MSQRAFITGITGQDGSYLTELLLEKGYEVHGLIHRADSLRSSNIRHLVNDPGVLNQKLFLHNGSYQDATHLRRIIFKVQPREFYHLAGQSSPRLSLEIPETTVEGIGMGTLRILEILRDLSEPPKFLFAASSEIFGDPPHSPQDESTPVNPTTPYGAAKSMGHHMARIYRQAYGMPTCSAILYNHESPRRSTSFVTMKVAHAAAMIKAGKQKELVLGSLTGKRDWGWAPDYVLGMWMMLQQPRVDDFILATGRLHSVEELVQFAFEHVGLDWREFVKFDQALVTSVEPVASCGHADKAKHILGWECSKDLRQIIGAMVDSVKP
- a CDS encoding malate dehydrogenase; translation: MSKTPIHVAITGAAGQIGYSLVFRIASGALFGPDQPVCLHLIEIEPALPALQGVCMELDDCAFPLLKGIVPTADLNEGFKDVNWALLVGSVPRKQGMERGDLLAINGKIFIGQGQAIQKNAASDIRIHVVGNPCNTNALIAMNNAKDIPSDRFFAMTRLDENRAKSQLAKKAGVDITEVKKLGVWGNHSSTQYPDFTNATIGDKPVTEVITDHAWLKGEFISTVQQRGAAIIKARGASSAASAANAIIDSVRSIHFPTESGEFHSVCLASDGSYGIDKGLITSFPVVSDGKKLSIVQDLSIDEYSQSKIDTTINELKEERSLVADLLN